Part of the Onthophagus taurus isolate NC chromosome 11, IU_Otau_3.0, whole genome shotgun sequence genome is shown below.
tctataaagaatgatctttaatttaaacctaacCTGGTCGCTCCATCTTAATTAGGAAAGATGTTATCAATGTTTAAAGAATTGGTTGGTTTTAATAATCTTAACAAAGTTGGGTTAGGttacttttttgttataaaatctGATGGTGCTACAAGTATTGAAGAACgaaatttaccataaatattctataaaaaattatctttaatttaagatcaAGCCGGTGATTCCATTtcaattagaaaaaaagttattgaatATTAAAGAATTGGTTAATTTTAACAATCTTAACAACGTTAGGTTggattacttttattaaataaatcatatctctGGTGCGgcaaatattgaagaaatgtAATTCtccataaatattctataaagaacgatctttaatttaaacctaaaTTGATCGCTTCATCTTAATTAggaataaagttattaattatttaagaattggttgattttaataatcgTAACAAATTTGTGTTGggttacttttatttaaaaaaatcacatctCCGGTGCTgcaaatatcgaaaaaatgaaatttgccataaatattctataaaaaatgatctttaatttaaatctaaccTGGTCGCTCCATCTTAATTAGGAAAgatgttatcaatttttaaacaattagttgattttaataatcttaacaaagttgggttaggttacttttttgttataaaatctGATGGTGCTACAAGTAttgaaaaaacgaaatttaccgtaaatattctataaaaaatgatctttaatttaagatcaACCTGGTCGTTCCATTTTAATTAGGAAAGAAGTTATTGAATATTAAAGAATTGGTTAATCTTAACAATCTTAATAACGTTGAGTTGggttacttttattaaataaatcatatctcGGGTGCGgcaaatattgaagaaatgtAATTCtccataaatattctataaagaacgatctttaatttaaacctaaaTTGATCGCTTCATCttaattagaaataaagttattaattatttaagaattgattgattttaataatcttaacAAATTTGTGTTGGGTtactttcatttaaaaaaatcacatctCAGGTGCGGCAAATatcaaagaaatgaaatttgccataaatattctatatagaatgatctttaatttaaacctaacCTGGTCGCTCCATCTTAATTAGGAAAGATGTTATCAATGTTTAAAGAATTGGTTGGTTTCAATAATCTTAACAAAGTTGGGTTAGGttacttttttgttataaaatctaATGGTGCtacaaatattgaagaaacgaaatttaccataaatattctataaaaaatgatctttaatttaagatcaAGCCGGTCGTTCCATTTTAATTAGGAAAGAAGTTATCGAATATTAAAGAATTGGTTAATTTTAACAATCTTAACAACGTTAGGTTGggttacttttattaaataaatcatatctctGGTGCGGCAAATATTGAAGTAATGTAATTCtccataaatattctataaagaacgacctttaatttaaacctaaaTTGATCGCTTCATCTTAATTAggaataaagttattaattatttaaaatttggttgattttaataatcgTAACaaatttgggttgggttacttttatttaaaaaaatcacatctCCGGTGCtgcaaatatcaaaaaaatgaaatttgccataaatattctataaagaatgatctttaatttaaacctaacCTGGTCGCTGCATCTTAATTAGGAAAgatgttatcaatttttaaagaattagttggttttaataattttaacaaagttgggttaggttatttttttgttataaaatctGATGGTGCTACAAGTAttgaaaaaacgaaatttaccataaatattctataaaaaatgatctttaatttaagatcaACCTGGTCGTTCCATTTTAATTAGGAAAGAAGTTATCGAATATTAAAGAATTGGTTAATTTTAACAATCTTAATAACGTTGGGTTGggttacttttattaaataaatcatatctctGGTGCGGCAAATATTGAAGTAATGTAATTCtccataaatattctataaagaacgatctttaatttaaacctaaaTTGATCGCTTCATCTTAATTAggaataaagttattaattatttaagaattggttgattttaataatcgTAACAAATTTGTGTTGggttacttttatttaaaaaaatcacatctCCGGTGCTgcaaatatcgaaaaaatgaaatttgccataaatattctataaagaatgatctttaatttaaacctaacCTGGTCGCTCCATCTTAATTAGGAAAGATGTTATCAATGTTTAAAGAATTGGTTGGTTTTAATAATCTTAACAAAGTTGGGTTAGGttacttttttgttataaaatctGATGGTGCTACAAGTAttgaaaaaacgaaatttaccgtaaatattctataaaaaatgatctttaatttaagatcaACCTGGTCGTTCCATTTTAATTAGGAAAGAAGTTATCGAATATTAAAGAATTggttaattttaacaattttaacaaCGTTAGGTTggattacttttattaaataaatcatatctctGGTGCGGCAAATATTGAAGTAATGTAATTCtccataaatattctataaagaacgatctttaatttaaacctaacCTGGTCGCTGCATCTTAATAAggaaaaatgttatcaatttttaaagaattggTTAATTTTAACAACCTTAATCagtttgggttgggttaatttaaaaaattataactctTGTGTTACAAATGTTGAAGAAACGAAATTCACCATAAGTATTCTATAAAAAATGATCTCATATTTAAGATCAACCTGGTCGTTCCATCTTAATTAGGAAGGAAGTTATTGAATATTAAAGAATTGGTTGATTTTAACAATCTTAATAACGTTGGGTTGggttacttttatttaaaaaaatcaccaaatgaAATTtgccataaatattctataaagaatGACAGTTCTAGGtcaaatgttagttctagttttagattaatatttatatttattgctaataataaatatataatacttatttaattttatatattttagttaGTGATActtgttataataaaacagCTATTGATAAAAGTGGTCCAGCTTTACTAGAagcaataaaagaaaatttcccTGGAGCAAGATCAATGTATGCATTAGTTCCAGACAGTTATGATGAAATAATCAATCTACTAAAGACTTATTGCGAACAAAacataaatcttattttaacAACTGGTGGCACAGGTTTATCTAAAAGAGATGTAACTCCAGAAGCAACTAAATCAATCATTGAGAAAGAAATACCCGGAATAACACAAACAATGCTTTTAAAAAGTTTGGAAATTACTGATATGGCAATGTTATCGCGAGCTGTTGCTGGGAGCAAAAATAactctttaattataaatttaccGGGAAGTAAGAAAGGTGCATTAGAATGCTTTGGGTTTATCAAATCAATTATACCCCACGCAATCGATTTAATCTTAGATcgtaaagaaaatattaaagacaCACATTctcaaatttcaaaacataatcaagaaaataaagatttaaaaccaAATACAACAAgcaaagttaaaattttaccCTCAGCTTTAAGAAATAGAACATCTCAATATGAAATGATTAGCTTTGATAAAGCCTTTAACATTGTAAAagatttctcaaaaaattttcatgatATAGAAGAAATACCGATCGAAAAGTCTCTCGATAGAGTTTTAGCATgtaatattattacaaatacCCCATTTCCACCTTTTAGGGCGTCCATAAAAGATGGATACGCTGTAATTGCTGCGGATGGAGCAGGTGAACGCGTGGTAAAAACTGGTTTTGCGGCTGGTGATGatgtaattacaaaaattgagaaatcaatttcttttaatttaaacatttaaataaattttagacTTCCGGTTTATTTGTTAATCTTGGAGAAACTGTTCGTGTTAATACCGGGGGTTGTGTCCCAGAAGGAGCTGATGCGGTTGTTCAAGTTGAAGATACATCTCTAATTGAGGCCGACGAACAaggaaatgaaattaaaattatgattaataaAGCACCTATTTGTAATCAAGATATAAGGCaagaaataattagaaaaaaaactcgattaataaatttatttatttttttagatctaTTGGgagtgatatctcaaaaagtacgATTCTTTTTAGGGAAGGTGAAACGATTTCATCTGCCCATATAGGAATATTTGCAACTTTGGggcatttaaaaataaaagtgtataggtatgttttaattttctgtttattaattttttatttaaaaatacaaaattaaaggcGTGCTCGTGTTGGATTACTATCGACAGGTAATGAAATATGCTCCattaaaacagaaaatttaaaGCCGGGTCATATTCGAGATAGcaacaaattaacattgttaAATCTCTTGAAAACTTTTGGATACACCGCCAACGATCTTGGAATCATAAAAGATGAGTAAGTTATAAACCGCTTCATTTAcaccatttaattttaaaaaaaattgtagccCAGACTTACTAAAACAAGCGTTACAAGATGCTTTTACACATCACgatgtaataataacaacTGGAGGAGTCTCAATGGGCGAATACGACctaattaaagaaattctaAAAGTTGATTTTGACGCGACTATTTTATTCGGTAGAGTTAATATGAAACCTGGGTAAATCAATAAATCAAATTGTccgaaataaattatttaaaatattcttttagaaaacctacaacttttgcaacATGCCAATTTAATGGATCtactaaattaatatttgcgCTACCTGGAAATCCAGTTTCAGGTACTGTTACATGTAGATTATTTGTTATTCCATCATTGCGTACATATGAATGTTCTAGAAATGATACATATCATCTTTTTAAAGCACGAGTGGTATGTGTTGTTtgaataatcattaatttatttaattatgctCATTGTTTTAGAATGTGCAGATTACTGGTGATGATAGATGGGATTTTAGACGTGTCAAGATATCCGAACTTGCAGCAACAAATCCTGTTAAAATTGCTACTGAAGTTGGCAACCAAATTAGCAGCAGATTGAATAGTTGCGTTGGTGCTCAAGGATTATTAATCGTTCCTGCTAGATTTAATACAACTAATTTACCGTTTTTCTTAGATGCTATTATGTTATACCGTTAGAATAAATATTGTGATAAAAATAACCACTTTATGgttcatcgagaaaaacataaccataaaattttgacagagaaatttttgttggtagaaatcttatttaaaaccgtttaGTTTGCTTCCAGAGGTATCAATTAAATTAGTTCAGCTCCTAAAGCACATTTTTCATCCATCCTTTGATGTTATAACGTtattttgaagaagaaatcgttgatttaaaattgaatttttctaaCATTACTCATTGATGGAATTTGGCGTGTACTCCAATGTATAtctgaaaacaagaaaagacaACGATGAATACGaagttttattacgatttataAAGGAATAAGGGAGAAATCAAcggaaaaagaatttaattttgaaggttagtTCCAAGAAAATCCGAGAGATGACGCTAATTTCgatgcaaaaatttaaaattttgaaaaaggcGCGAACCTAAGAACCAATCAGAAACGAGGAAGAAACAGGAGGGGGGCCGAGTATAAAAGGAAATCGCAAGTAAACAAGAGGTAGTCGTCATCTGACCAACAATGAATTCACGTCGGTTgacagaaagaaaaaaataattgaactaACCTCAAAACTTATCCGAGAACTCCTGAATCATCTTGGAAGTCATCCAAATCCGAAGGACAAACAGTCCACTCATCCGTCAGAAAAATCCCGTAGAGAGACCGAAGGAGAGTAACCAATCCAGAAAACTAGCTCGAACTCCGAAACCAAGAGACAATCCTTTATCCTGTTATCACATTGAATCCAAACCCTTTTTCTTCGCAGTGAGTCggttgataatttattttttttatttaatataacctataaaagaaaaattaaccaATTAAACTCACAAGAGTAaagatttttcagtttttcttGTGTAACGTTCACTTTCTTTTAACACTATTTTTTTCAACGAGtttgatttcaatttaaaacgttagccatttttatttcaaggaCGGATATAACGAGTTTTCTACCCTGTTCTCGTGTTCTCTctcaaatcgatttttcagtCGATAATTGTagttttctgtttttatttaagttttaccTCTCGTcgatagaaatttaatttaaattcaaaagaaattaattttttttaactgaaCTTGCCCGAAACCCTGAGTTTAATTAGAGTCTCATagttaaaactattattattgtaattaattaaattaaagaaaaccctattttttttgaaaaaccgaACATTGTAGTTTTACTTCATTTAATCATAGTCACCACACACAGTAAAActtacaatatattttttataattatgaattttattgATCACCATAAAGTAATAACTTTCCTTTCCTGGTATCAAGTCGCAATACCCAGCGAAAATGTGACTCTTCGAATTCTTTCAACGCTTCAAACACTTTCACCTCCTTCGCAAACGTCGCCCAATCTAACTCTTCCATACCAATAAGTTCTAGCCTCTCCAAAAATCCTCATAAAGAACAAGATCTTTTACAATTCCACGCCCCACATCTACAATTCTCCAGACACTACAACCTCAACTTATAACTCTTGTGTTATACAAATAATGAAGAAACGAAATTtgccataaatattctataaaaaaatgatctttaatttaagatcaAGCTGTtcgtttcattttaattagGAAAGAAGTTATTGAATATTAAA
Proteins encoded:
- the LOC111425018 gene encoding gephyrin, with protein sequence MSFSCAVITVSDTCYNKTAIDKSGPALLEAIKENFPGARSMYALVPDSYDEIINLLKTYCEQNINLILTTGGTGLSKRDVTPEATKSIIEKEIPGITQTMLLKSLEITDMAMLSRAVAGSKNNSLIINLPGSKKGALECFGFIKSIIPHAIDLILDRKENIKDTHSQISKHNQENKDLKPNTTSKVKILPSALRNRTSQYEMISFDKAFNIVKDFSKNFHDIEEIPIEKSLDRVLACNIITNTPFPPFRASIKDGYAVIAADGAGERVVKTGFAAGDDTSGLFVNLGETVRVNTGGCVPEGADAVVQVEDTSLIEADEQGNEIKIMINKAPICNQDIRSIGSDISKSTILFREGETISSAHIGIFATLGHLKIKVYRRARVGLLSTGNEICSIKTENLKPGHIRDSNKLTLLNLLKTFGYTANDLGIIKDDPDLLKQALQDAFTHHDVIITTGGVSMGEYDLIKEILKVDFDATILFGRVNMKPGKPTTFATCQFNGSTKLIFALPGNPVSGTVTCRLFVIPSLRTYECSRNDTYHLFKARVNVQITGDDRWDFRRVKISELAATNPVKIATEVGNQISSRLNSCVGAQGLLIVPARFNTTNLPFFLDAIMLYR